A region from the Manihot esculenta cultivar AM560-2 chromosome 13, M.esculenta_v8, whole genome shotgun sequence genome encodes:
- the LOC110630179 gene encoding galactinol synthase 1, producing MAPEVPVDVFSGSGKVCAINAGYSKRAYVTFLAGNGDYVKGVVGLAKGLRKVKSAYPLVVAILSDVPDEHRQILKSQGCIVREIEPIYPPEHQIQFAMAYYVINYSKLRIWNFEEYSKMMYLDADIQVFENIDHLFDAPDGYFYAVMDCFCEKTWSHSAQYSIGYCQQCPDRVTWPTDMGSPPPLYFNAGMFVFEPSRLTYDNLLHTLKITPPTPFAEQDFLNMFFEKTYKPLPLVYNLVLAMLWRHPENVEVEKVKVAHYCAAGSKPWRYTGKEANMDREDIKMLVKKWWEIYNDESLDLKPENSVAVAEDETLTRTSIMASMPEPAISYIPAPSAA from the exons CATTTTTAGCTGGTAATGGTGATTATGTCAAAGGGGTGGTTGGATTGGCTAAGGGTTTACGCAAGGTGAAGAGTGCATACCCTCTTGTTGTTGCAATCTTGTCTGATGTTCCTGACGAGCATCGTCAAATCTTGAAGTCTCAAGGCTGCATAGTTCGTGAGATTGAGCCTATTTATCCACCTGAACACCAGATTCAATTTGCCATGGCTTACTATGTCATCAACTATTCCAAGCTCAGGATATGGAAC TTCGAGGAGTACAGCAAAATGATGTATTTGGATGCTGATATTCAAGTGTTCGAGAACATAGACCATCTTTTCGACGCACCAGATGGCTACTTCTACGCAGTTATGGATTGCTTCTGCGAGAAAACATGGAGCCATTCTGCTCAATACTCCATCGGCTATTGCCAGCAGTGCCCTGATAGAGTCACATGGCCTACAGACATGGGCTCTCCTCCTCCCTTGTACTTCAACGCCGGAATGTTTGTCTTCGAGCCCAGCCGTTTGACCTACGACAACCTTCTTCACACTCTCAAGATCACCCCTCCGACACCCTTTGCAGAGCAA GATTTCTTGAACATGTTCTTCGAGAAGACTTACAAGCCACTTCCGCTGGTTTACAACCTGGTTTTAGCCATGTTATGGCGCCATCCAGAGAACGTGGAGGTCGAAAAGGTGAAGGTGGCCCATTACTGCGCTGCT ggATCAAAGCCATGGAGGTATACTGGGAAGGAAGCTAACATGGACAGAGAGGACATCAAGATGCTAGTGAAAAAATGGTGGGAGATATACAACGACGAGTCGCTTGATTTGAAGCCTGAAAACTCAGTAGCAGTAGCAGAAGATGAAACTTTGACAAGGACATCCATTATGGCTTCCATGCCTGAGCCTGCCATTTCCTACATCCCTGCACCCTCTgctgcttga